From the Excalfactoria chinensis isolate bCotChi1 chromosome 1, bCotChi1.hap2, whole genome shotgun sequence genome, one window contains:
- the TXLNG gene encoding gamma-taxilin isoform X2, with amino-acid sequence MEEAGSQEIGMNNQDQLMNSRCNELSNTALQHTQPNCDGLENTDTLEGTEYITKNRKLLGSTCCSQESREETPGREEARTDPPDGQQDPESEKHKEKTLGKEVLLLMQALNTLSTPEEKLAALCKKYADLLEESRNVQKQMKILQKKQAQVVKEKVHLQSEHSKAILARSKLESLCRELQRHNKTLKEENIQQAREEEERRKEATAHFQITLNEIQAQLEQHDIHNAKLRQENIELGEKLKKLIEQYALREEHIDKVFKHKELQQQLVDAKLQQTTQLIKEAEEKHQREREFLLKEATESRHKCEQMKQQEAQLKQQLSLYMDKFEEFQTTMAKSNELFTTFRQEMEKMTKKIKKLEKETIVWRTKWENNNKALLQMAEEKTVRDKEYKGFQIKLERLEKLCRALQTERNELNEKVEVLKEQVSLREADVDLAVQVLQSCTLNSHEELESPTDTEAGIQPNVESHAANCSEKTVSTSPVPGTESVD; translated from the exons ATGGAAGAAGCTGGATCCCAGGAGATAGGAATGAATAATCAGGATCAGCTGATGAACAGCAGGTGCAATGAATTGTCTAACACAGCGTTACAGCATACGCAGCCCAACTGTGATGGCCTGGAGAACACGGACACGTTGGAAGGAACTGAGTATatcacaaagaacagaaagctcCTGGGGTCCACGTGCTGCTCTCAGGAGTCTCGTGAGGAGACTCCTGGGAGAGAGGAAGCCCGTACTGATCCACCTGATGGCCAACAAGATCCAGAGAGCgaaaagcacaaagagaaaactTTAG GAAAAGAAGTACTGTTATTAATGCAGGCTCTGAACACGCTTTCTACTCCAGAGGAAAAGTTGGCAGCTTTGTGCAAAAAGTATGCTGATCTG TTGGAAGAGAGCCGGAATGTTCAAAAGCAGATGAAGATActgcagaaaaagcaagcaCAAGTTGTGAAGGAGAAAGTCCATTTGCAGAGTGAGCATAGTAAGGCCATTTTGGCACGCAGCAAACTGGAATCTCTCTGTCGGGAGCTTCAGCGTCATAACAAGACTTTAAAG gaagaaaacatccaACAAGCACGTGAAGAGGAGGAAAGACGAAAAGAAGCAACTGCGCACTTCCAGATTACCCTGAATGAAATTCAGGCTCAACTGGAGCAGCATGATATACATAATGCCAAACTCCGTCAGGAAAATATTGAGCTGggggaaaaactgaaaaagctgaTTGAGCAGTATGCCTTGCGAGAAGAG catATTGATAAAGTGTTCAAGCAtaaagaactgcagcagcaactTGTGGATGCCAAACTCCAGCAAACTACCCAACTTATTaaagaagcagaggagaaacATCAGCGTGAAAGAGAGTTT ctgCTAAAAGAAGCTACTGAGTCCAGACACAAATGTGAACAGATGAAGCAacaggaagcacagctgaagcagCAG CTTTCTCTTTACATGGATAAATTTGAGGAATTCCAGACTACCATGGCAAAAAGTAACGAACTGTTTACAACCTTCaggcaagaaatggagaag ATGACTAAGAAGATcaagaaactggaaaaagaaactaTAGTGTGGCGTACaaaatgggaaaacaacaacaaggcTCTTCTGCAAATGGCTGAAGAG aAAACAGTAAGAGATAAAGAATACAAGGGCTTTCAGATAAAACTGGAGCGTTTGGAGAAGCTATGCAGGGCCCTTCAGACAGAAAGGAACGAGCTGAATGAGAAGGTGGAAGTCCTTAAGGAGCAGGTTTCTCTCAGAGAAGCAGATGTGGATCTAGCTGTGCAGGTATTGCAGTCCTGTACGCTCAATTCACACGAGGAGCTGGAAAGTCCCACTGACACAGAAGCAGGAATCCAGCCCAACGTTGAATCACACGCAGCAAATTGTTCTGAAAAGACTGTCTCGACAAGTCCCGTTCCTGGCACTGAATCTGTAGACTAA
- the TXLNG gene encoding gamma-taxilin isoform X1, protein MATRGAEAARGGGSGGGAAGRSRRHSQGRGGEEAAAVAGGSPELVVGAMEEAGSQEIGMNNQDQLMNSRCNELSNTALQHTQPNCDGLENTDTLEGTEYITKNRKLLGSTCCSQESREETPGREEARTDPPDGQQDPESEKHKEKTLGKEVLLLMQALNTLSTPEEKLAALCKKYADLLEESRNVQKQMKILQKKQAQVVKEKVHLQSEHSKAILARSKLESLCRELQRHNKTLKEENIQQAREEEERRKEATAHFQITLNEIQAQLEQHDIHNAKLRQENIELGEKLKKLIEQYALREEHIDKVFKHKELQQQLVDAKLQQTTQLIKEAEEKHQREREFLLKEATESRHKCEQMKQQEAQLKQQLSLYMDKFEEFQTTMAKSNELFTTFRQEMEKMTKKIKKLEKETIVWRTKWENNNKALLQMAEEKTVRDKEYKGFQIKLERLEKLCRALQTERNELNEKVEVLKEQVSLREADVDLAVQVLQSCTLNSHEELESPTDTEAGIQPNVESHAANCSEKTVSTSPVPGTESVD, encoded by the exons ATGGCGACGCGCGGAGCGGAGGCAGCGCGGGGAGgaggcagcggcggcggcgcggcgggacGGAGCCGGCGCCACAGTCAGGGCCGGGGCGgcgaggaggcggcggcggtcGCCGGCGGTAGCCCGGAG TTGGTTGTTGGTGCAATGGAAGAAGCTGGATCCCAGGAGATAGGAATGAATAATCAGGATCAGCTGATGAACAGCAGGTGCAATGAATTGTCTAACACAGCGTTACAGCATACGCAGCCCAACTGTGATGGCCTGGAGAACACGGACACGTTGGAAGGAACTGAGTATatcacaaagaacagaaagctcCTGGGGTCCACGTGCTGCTCTCAGGAGTCTCGTGAGGAGACTCCTGGGAGAGAGGAAGCCCGTACTGATCCACCTGATGGCCAACAAGATCCAGAGAGCgaaaagcacaaagagaaaactTTAG GAAAAGAAGTACTGTTATTAATGCAGGCTCTGAACACGCTTTCTACTCCAGAGGAAAAGTTGGCAGCTTTGTGCAAAAAGTATGCTGATCTG TTGGAAGAGAGCCGGAATGTTCAAAAGCAGATGAAGATActgcagaaaaagcaagcaCAAGTTGTGAAGGAGAAAGTCCATTTGCAGAGTGAGCATAGTAAGGCCATTTTGGCACGCAGCAAACTGGAATCTCTCTGTCGGGAGCTTCAGCGTCATAACAAGACTTTAAAG gaagaaaacatccaACAAGCACGTGAAGAGGAGGAAAGACGAAAAGAAGCAACTGCGCACTTCCAGATTACCCTGAATGAAATTCAGGCTCAACTGGAGCAGCATGATATACATAATGCCAAACTCCGTCAGGAAAATATTGAGCTGggggaaaaactgaaaaagctgaTTGAGCAGTATGCCTTGCGAGAAGAG catATTGATAAAGTGTTCAAGCAtaaagaactgcagcagcaactTGTGGATGCCAAACTCCAGCAAACTACCCAACTTATTaaagaagcagaggagaaacATCAGCGTGAAAGAGAGTTT ctgCTAAAAGAAGCTACTGAGTCCAGACACAAATGTGAACAGATGAAGCAacaggaagcacagctgaagcagCAG CTTTCTCTTTACATGGATAAATTTGAGGAATTCCAGACTACCATGGCAAAAAGTAACGAACTGTTTACAACCTTCaggcaagaaatggagaag ATGACTAAGAAGATcaagaaactggaaaaagaaactaTAGTGTGGCGTACaaaatgggaaaacaacaacaaggcTCTTCTGCAAATGGCTGAAGAG aAAACAGTAAGAGATAAAGAATACAAGGGCTTTCAGATAAAACTGGAGCGTTTGGAGAAGCTATGCAGGGCCCTTCAGACAGAAAGGAACGAGCTGAATGAGAAGGTGGAAGTCCTTAAGGAGCAGGTTTCTCTCAGAGAAGCAGATGTGGATCTAGCTGTGCAGGTATTGCAGTCCTGTACGCTCAATTCACACGAGGAGCTGGAAAGTCCCACTGACACAGAAGCAGGAATCCAGCCCAACGTTGAATCACACGCAGCAAATTGTTCTGAAAAGACTGTCTCGACAAGTCCCGTTCCTGGCACTGAATCTGTAGACTAA